A stretch of the Candidatus Deferrimicrobiaceae bacterium genome encodes the following:
- a CDS encoding homoserine O-acetyltransferase has translation MPHKREPGSVGLVKKQFYTFAEPPHEMELSSGAKLGPITLAYETYGRLNRDKSNAILILHALSGDSHAAGKYAEDDKHPGWWDNTIGPGKAFDTDKYFVLCSNVIGGCQGSTGPASINPATGKEYGLSFPMITVHDMVSAQIRLIDHLGIDKLLTVTGGSMGGMQALRWAVSYPDRVIAAIPIATTSKLSPQGIAFNEVGRVAIMADPNFSGGDYYGKTVPREGLALARMIGHITYLSDDSMHEKFGRKLRGKKSFGYNFNVDFEVESYLRYKGDTFVHRFDANSYLYITKAIDYFDLSLPEGSLVKAVEGAKAKFLIISFKSDWLYPPYQAREIVKALMINGVDVTYCEIDSRYGHDAFLLDEGEMSKILTNFLANVAEKSGLREAASS, from the coding sequence GTGCCGCACAAGAGAGAGCCGGGCTCCGTCGGCCTGGTCAAGAAGCAGTTCTACACCTTTGCCGAGCCTCCCCACGAGATGGAGCTCTCCTCCGGGGCGAAGCTGGGGCCGATCACGCTCGCCTACGAGACGTACGGGCGGCTCAACCGCGACAAGTCGAACGCCATCCTGATCCTCCACGCCCTCTCGGGCGACTCGCACGCCGCGGGGAAATACGCGGAAGACGACAAGCACCCGGGCTGGTGGGACAACACCATCGGACCCGGCAAGGCGTTCGACACCGACAAGTACTTCGTCCTCTGCTCGAACGTCATCGGAGGGTGCCAGGGGAGCACCGGGCCGGCCTCGATCAACCCGGCGACGGGAAAGGAGTACGGCCTCTCCTTTCCGATGATCACCGTCCACGACATGGTGAGCGCCCAGATCCGCCTGATCGACCACCTGGGGATCGACAAGCTCCTCACCGTCACGGGCGGTTCGATGGGAGGGATGCAGGCGCTCCGGTGGGCGGTCTCCTACCCGGACCGGGTGATCGCGGCGATCCCGATCGCGACGACGTCGAAGCTTTCCCCCCAGGGGATCGCCTTCAACGAGGTGGGCCGGGTGGCGATCATGGCGGACCCCAACTTCAGCGGGGGGGACTATTACGGGAAGACGGTTCCCCGGGAGGGGCTGGCCCTCGCCCGGATGATCGGCCACATCACGTATCTGTCCGACGACTCGATGCACGAGAAGTTCGGGCGGAAGCTCCGGGGGAAGAAGTCGTTCGGCTACAACTTCAACGTCGACTTCGAGGTCGAGAGCTATCTGCGGTACAAGGGGGACACCTTCGTCCACCGCTTCGACGCCAACTCGTACCTCTACATCACGAAGGCGATCGACTACTTCGACCTGTCGCTCCCGGAGGGCTCCCTCGTCAAGGCGGTGGAGGGGGCGAAGGCGAAGTTCCTCATCATCTCCTTCAAGTCCGACTGGCTCTATCCCCCCTACCAGGCCCGGGAGATCGTGAAGGCGCTGATGATCAACGGGGTCGACGTGACGTATTGCGAGATCGACTCGCGGTACGGGCACGACGCCTTCCTGCTCGACGAGGGGGAGATGTCCAAGATCCTGACGAACTTCCTCGCCAACGTCGCGGAGAAAAGCGGCCTCCGCGAGGCGGCGTCCTCGTAA
- a CDS encoding CoA pyrophosphatase, translating into MGKEADLFFYRLRGVLASVAALGEAPAGLRPAGVLVPLRARNGEVMVVLARRTERVPHHKGQVCFPGGSRDPGDADLFATALREAEEELGIRGESVELIGAMEPVPTVTGFFIQPYAVRIPEETGFSLDEFEMAEVFEVPLSVFSEYDRYRCAETTFLGAEYKVYFFDYGPHTIWGATAKILHRLAELTQGIPRSAAQ; encoded by the coding sequence ATGGGGAAGGAGGCGGATCTGTTTTTCTACCGGCTGCGAGGCGTGCTCGCGTCCGTCGCCGCCCTCGGGGAAGCCCCGGCAGGGCTTCGGCCCGCGGGGGTCCTCGTTCCGCTTCGCGCCCGCAACGGCGAGGTCATGGTCGTCCTCGCCCGTCGCACGGAGCGCGTCCCGCACCACAAGGGGCAGGTCTGTTTCCCGGGGGGCAGCCGGGACCCCGGGGACGCGGACCTGTTCGCCACGGCGCTTCGGGAGGCCGAAGAGGAGCTGGGGATCCGGGGGGAGAGCGTCGAGCTGATCGGCGCGATGGAGCCGGTCCCGACGGTGACGGGGTTTTTCATCCAGCCGTACGCGGTCCGGATCCCCGAGGAAACCGGTTTTTCCCTCGACGAATTCGAGATGGCGGAGGTCTTCGAGGTGCCCCTCTCGGTTTTTTCGGAATACGACCGGTACCGGTGCGCCGAGACCACATTCCTGGGGGCGGAGTACAAGGTCTACTTCTTCGATTACGGCCCCCACACGATCTGGGGCGCCACGGCCAAGATCCTCCACCGACTGGCGGAGCTTACCCAGGGGATCCCTCGATCCGCCGCCCAATAA
- a CDS encoding ATP-binding protein: MFKRHAFQTLLSRIREPRKFIQVLAGPRQVGKTTLARQVMEAGGFMSHYASADAPTLRDRTWIEQQWDLGRLRAGEGDALLVLDEIQKIGEWSEVVKRLWDEDTASGKPLQVVILGSAPLLVRSGLTESLAGRFEILPMTHWSFGEMREAFGWDVERYVYFGGYPGAAGLTGDRNRWSRYIVDSLIETTVSRDILLMTRIDKPALLRRLFHLACDYSGQVLSYQKMVGQLQDAGNTTTLAHYLDLLAGAGMVAGIPKFSGRRVRQRGSSPKLQVLNTALMTAQSPLSFEEARRNRDYWGRLVESAVGAHLHNSSAGAGVEISYWRDRGKEVDFILRSGKSVVALEVKSSRRKESLPGLAAFGKLYPAARKLTVGDQGIPLEEFLLTPAPRLIG, encoded by the coding sequence TTGTTCAAGCGCCACGCTTTTCAAACATTGCTCTCCCGGATCCGGGAACCGCGCAAGTTCATCCAGGTGCTGGCGGGCCCCAGGCAGGTCGGGAAGACGACACTGGCGCGCCAGGTCATGGAAGCAGGGGGATTTATGTCCCACTACGCCTCCGCCGATGCCCCGACACTTCGCGACCGGACCTGGATCGAGCAGCAGTGGGACCTTGGCCGTCTTCGCGCAGGGGAGGGCGACGCCCTGTTGGTCCTTGACGAGATCCAGAAGATCGGCGAATGGTCGGAGGTCGTGAAGCGCCTCTGGGACGAGGATACGGCAAGCGGCAAGCCGCTCCAAGTGGTCATCCTCGGATCCGCGCCGCTGTTGGTCCGCAGCGGACTGACGGAGAGCCTCGCGGGGAGGTTCGAGATCCTCCCCATGACGCATTGGTCGTTCGGAGAGATGCGCGAGGCCTTCGGATGGGACGTGGAGCGATACGTGTACTTCGGCGGGTATCCGGGGGCGGCGGGCCTGACCGGGGACCGGAATCGCTGGTCCCGCTACATCGTCGATTCCCTGATCGAGACCACCGTCTCGCGCGACATCCTTCTCATGACCCGGATCGACAAGCCGGCTCTGCTTCGCCGTCTCTTCCATCTCGCCTGCGACTATTCCGGGCAGGTCCTTTCCTACCAGAAGATGGTGGGACAGTTGCAGGACGCGGGGAACACGACGACGCTTGCACACTACCTGGACCTGCTTGCGGGGGCCGGGATGGTAGCCGGAATCCCGAAGTTTTCGGGAAGGCGGGTGCGGCAGAGGGGGTCCAGCCCCAAGCTGCAGGTGTTGAATACGGCGCTCATGACGGCGCAGTCCCCCCTGTCCTTCGAAGAGGCGCGACGGAATCGGGATTACTGGGGGCGGCTGGTGGAATCGGCGGTCGGCGCACACCTGCATAACAGCAGCGCCGGCGCCGGTGTCGAGATTTCGTATTGGCGGGATCGCGGGAAGGAGGTCGACTTCATCCTTCGCTCCGGAAAATCCGTCGTGGCATTGGAAGTCAAGAGCAGCCGCAGGAAGGAGTCCTTGCCGGGGCTGGCGGCGTTCGGCAAGCTGTATCCCGCGGCGCGAAAGCTCACGGTGGGTGACCAAGGTATTCCGTTGGAGGAGTTTCTCCTGACTCCGGCGCCCCGGTTGATCGGGTAG
- the metW gene encoding methionine biosynthesis protein MetW has protein sequence MAEGARIDHSVILDLIPAGKKVLDLGCGDGSLLVKLVRQKGVTGRGIEISEEGVRACIAKGLTVMQGDIDKGLRDYPDNSFDYVVLNQTLQAVKKPDVVLSEILRVGKKGIVGFPNFAYWKMRFYLFTFGRMPKTEFLPFEWYDTPNIHFCSIFDFTEYCAKNGVTIEKTVYLSTDRGGRVLRGVRPNMFAENAVYLLSAKKS, from the coding sequence ATGGCCGAAGGGGCGCGGATCGACCACAGCGTCATCCTCGATCTCATCCCGGCGGGAAAGAAGGTCCTGGACCTGGGGTGCGGCGACGGGTCGCTCCTCGTGAAGCTCGTCCGCCAGAAAGGGGTGACCGGCCGCGGGATCGAGATCTCCGAGGAGGGGGTCCGTGCCTGCATCGCCAAGGGTCTCACCGTCATGCAGGGCGACATCGACAAGGGACTGCGCGACTACCCGGACAACTCGTTCGACTACGTCGTCCTCAACCAGACGCTCCAGGCGGTGAAAAAACCCGACGTGGTCCTCTCGGAGATCCTGCGCGTGGGGAAGAAGGGGATCGTGGGATTTCCCAACTTCGCCTACTGGAAGATGCGGTTCTACCTGTTCACCTTCGGGCGGATGCCGAAGACCGAGTTCCTCCCGTTCGAGTGGTACGACACGCCGAACATCCACTTCTGCTCGATTTTCGACTTCACCGAGTATTGCGCGAAGAACGGGGTGACGATCGAGAAGACCGTCTACCTGTCCACCGACCGGGGCGGACGGGTGCTTCGCGGGGTCCGGCCGAACATGTTCGCGGAAAACGCCGTCTACCTTCTCTCGGCGAAAAAGAGTTAG
- a CDS encoding NAD(P)/FAD-dependent oxidoreductase, with protein MASEEIRGKTVAIIGGGPAGCATAIRLARLSRERGLGLRVVLFEGKDFERHYNQCAGVLSPPIEELLQCRLDIELPYEIFKRQISGYRLHTGGKEILLVGPHRGGATYAVRRVVFDRFLLASAEKEGVEVSRSRVTAIDFPAKGRDRVFLYTEGGMLKADAIVAAFGLDDGMMSVFEMSTGGRYRRPGKYMHTFVVKITTDRTFIDKMLGSIIYAYLFPPGIPNLDFGAITPKGDHIIVNVAGRRATVEDMFAFLSLAIVRDHLPPLALDGQEVYRGKFPGKPARGTTGDRYLVVGDATGWMRPFKGKGINLAIHTGILAAETMVEHGIGAASFRLYEERTRNLREDYLYGTWMRHLCKAGEITGMLGTILSMAKVDQGVHDALFNAVSGHDSFRNIFRQYVRPRVFADVVRNYILDQKKRWA; from the coding sequence TTGGCCAGCGAGGAAATTCGCGGCAAGACGGTGGCGATCATCGGCGGCGGCCCTGCGGGGTGCGCGACCGCCATCCGTCTGGCCCGCCTCTCCCGCGAGCGCGGACTCGGCCTGCGCGTCGTCCTTTTCGAGGGAAAGGACTTCGAGCGCCACTACAACCAGTGCGCCGGGGTCCTCTCCCCGCCCATCGAGGAACTTCTCCAGTGCCGCCTCGACATCGAGCTCCCCTACGAGATCTTCAAGCGCCAGATCTCCGGGTACCGGCTCCATACGGGGGGGAAGGAGATCCTGCTCGTCGGTCCCCACCGGGGCGGCGCCACCTACGCCGTGCGCCGGGTCGTGTTCGACCGGTTTCTCCTGGCCAGCGCGGAGAAGGAAGGGGTGGAGGTCTCCCGAAGCCGGGTCACGGCGATCGACTTTCCCGCCAAGGGACGGGACCGGGTCTTTCTGTACACGGAGGGGGGGATGCTCAAGGCGGACGCGATCGTGGCGGCGTTCGGGCTGGACGACGGGATGATGAGCGTCTTCGAAATGTCCACCGGCGGCCGGTACCGCAGGCCGGGCAAATACATGCACACCTTCGTGGTGAAGATCACCACGGACCGCACCTTCATCGACAAGATGCTCGGCAGCATCATCTACGCCTACCTCTTTCCCCCGGGGATCCCCAACCTGGATTTCGGCGCGATCACCCCCAAGGGGGACCACATCATCGTGAACGTGGCCGGGCGGCGCGCCACCGTGGAGGACATGTTCGCTTTCCTGTCGCTGGCCATCGTGCGGGACCACCTCCCGCCGCTCGCCCTCGACGGCCAGGAGGTGTACCGGGGGAAGTTCCCGGGAAAGCCCGCCCGCGGGACGACGGGCGACCGGTATCTGGTGGTGGGGGATGCTACCGGATGGATGCGCCCTTTCAAGGGGAAGGGGATCAACCTGGCGATCCATACCGGCATCCTGGCGGCCGAGACGATGGTGGAGCACGGCATCGGCGCCGCCTCCTTCCGGCTGTACGAGGAGCGGACCCGAAACCTCCGGGAGGATTACCTCTACGGGACGTGGATGCGCCACCTGTGCAAGGCGGGGGAGATCACGGGAATGCTCGGGACGATCCTTTCGATGGCGAAGGTGGACCAGGGCGTGCACGACGCCCTGTTCAACGCGGTGTCCGGGCACGATTCCTTCCGGAACATCTTCCGGCAGTACGTCCGGCCCCGGGTGTTTGCCGACGTGGTCCGGAACTACATCCTGGACCAGAAAAAGAGGTGGGCATGA
- a CDS encoding GNAT family N-acetyltransferase: MSVTVRRMRTQDAEEVLRIDEKITGRPHEAQWEARIIDHVTGNPLGCLVAEEEGKIIGFILGEIRGWEFAIPKSGWIEIVGVDPAYHGKGVARALIEKLHVYFRNHNVERVMTMVNWNDGGLVSFFRALGFERSGFIILEKGVELPK; this comes from the coding sequence ATGAGCGTCACGGTGCGGAGGATGCGGACCCAGGATGCGGAGGAGGTCCTGCGGATCGACGAGAAGATCACCGGACGCCCGCACGAGGCGCAGTGGGAAGCCCGGATCATCGATCACGTGACGGGGAACCCCCTGGGGTGCCTGGTGGCCGAGGAAGAGGGGAAAATCATCGGCTTCATCCTCGGAGAGATCCGCGGGTGGGAGTTCGCCATCCCGAAAAGCGGCTGGATCGAGATCGTCGGCGTCGACCCGGCGTACCACGGGAAAGGGGTCGCGCGGGCCCTCATCGAGAAACTCCACGTCTACTTTCGCAATCACAATGTGGAGCGGGTGATGACGATGGTGAACTGGAACGACGGCGGTCTGGTTTCCTTTTTCCGCGCCCTGGGGTTCGAACGGTCCGGGTTCATCATCCTGGAGAAAGGGGTAGAACTCCCGAAATAG